From Domibacillus sp. DTU_2020_1001157_1_SI_ALB_TIR_016, a single genomic window includes:
- a CDS encoding substrate-binding domain-containing protein, with translation MKKLLAIYLVLIIAFGLYFYFYQTSERTLQHSSPESLDEKYVMVTFQAGIDYWKPAIKGFEDAAEELGVSIEYRGAPQVDTYEQITVLEQVIARKPAGIAISAVDAEKLNPTIKQAVEVGIPVVLFDADAPKSGAASFLGTDNKEAGAEAAHKLASLMNEKGKTAVITAPGQLNLQERTKGFTEAIKQHYPNMQVVAVENGRRDEKTARQAVLNLFKKHPDIGGFFSTEANAGAGIAQAARTDGRDVKIVGFDTYKTTLDLIQSGEIDAAIAQGTWEMGYQSLHFLVQLHQDPDSSIPARVNTGVTVVTKENAASYYAW, from the coding sequence ATGAAAAAGCTGCTTGCTATTTATTTAGTATTAATCATCGCATTCGGTCTTTATTTTTATTTTTATCAAACGAGCGAAAGAACACTTCAGCATTCATCACCGGAATCGCTTGATGAGAAATATGTAATGGTGACGTTTCAAGCCGGTATTGATTATTGGAAGCCGGCAATCAAAGGATTTGAAGACGCAGCAGAGGAATTGGGTGTTTCGATTGAATATAGAGGAGCGCCACAAGTTGACACTTATGAACAAATTACAGTCCTTGAGCAGGTCATTGCCCGTAAGCCTGCCGGCATCGCCATATCAGCAGTAGACGCAGAAAAGCTAAATCCAACGATCAAACAGGCTGTTGAAGTCGGTATTCCAGTTGTATTGTTTGATGCAGATGCGCCAAAAAGTGGTGCAGCTTCTTTTTTAGGCACGGATAACAAAGAAGCAGGAGCAGAAGCGGCTCATAAGCTTGCGTCTCTTATGAACGAAAAAGGAAAAACAGCGGTCATTACCGCACCCGGCCAGTTGAATTTGCAGGAACGCACAAAGGGTTTTACCGAAGCCATTAAGCAGCATTACCCGAATATGCAGGTAGTCGCTGTTGAAAACGGAAGACGGGATGAAAAAACAGCCAGACAGGCAGTTCTAAATTTGTTTAAGAAGCATCCGGATATTGGCGGCTTTTTTTCAACAGAGGCAAATGCAGGAGCGGGTATTGCACAGGCAGCCAGGACAGACGGCCGGGATGTGAAAATCGTCGGGTTTGATACATACAAAACGACGCTCGATTTGATTCAATCTGGAGAAATCGATGCAGCCATTGCCCAGGGAACATGGGAGATGGGCTACCAGTCTCTGCACTTCTTGGTCCAGCTTCATCAAGATCCGGATTCGTCCATTCCAGCCCGTGTCAATACAGGGGTAACGGTCGTTACAAAAGAGAATGCCGCCTCCTATTATGCATGGTAA
- a CDS encoding ArsR/SmtB family transcription factor — translation MQLEIDSSSLVVYEALASEVRLKIIQLLSRNKMNIKELAEELGISSPIVTKHIKKLEEAGIIKTEKVPGKSGQQKISILKVDHIEINFPKKIFHSFASYESSIPIGHYTDFNVKPTCGLATEKEFIGRVDEPQYFMDPQRVDAEILWFTQGFVQYNTANFLKPGETLQQLEIALELSSEFPFSNDVWPSDITFTLNGIELGTWVSPGDFADTRGKYTPDWWPHNINQYGLLKTIRITKHGTYIDGDPLSDLSVENLDTTCDRWTFRIEVKEGAEHVGGATLFGKKFGNHAQDIVFKLYYL, via the coding sequence ATGCAATTAGAAATCGACAGCTCTTCGCTCGTTGTTTATGAGGCGCTGGCAAGCGAAGTCCGCTTAAAGATCATTCAGCTGCTTTCACGGAATAAGATGAATATTAAAGAGCTGGCTGAGGAACTCGGCATCAGCAGCCCGATCGTCACCAAACACATTAAAAAGCTTGAAGAAGCAGGAATCATTAAAACGGAAAAAGTGCCCGGAAAATCCGGTCAGCAAAAAATCTCCATCTTAAAAGTTGATCATATTGAGATTAACTTTCCGAAAAAGATCTTTCACTCGTTTGCTTCGTATGAGTCTTCCATTCCGATCGGCCACTACACTGATTTCAATGTAAAGCCGACGTGCGGGCTTGCAACGGAAAAAGAATTTATCGGCCGGGTGGATGAACCGCAGTATTTTATGGATCCGCAGCGGGTGGATGCAGAAATTCTCTGGTTTACCCAGGGGTTTGTTCAATATAATACAGCCAACTTTTTAAAACCGGGTGAAACATTGCAGCAATTAGAGATTGCGTTGGAACTATCTTCGGAATTTCCTTTTTCTAACGATGTCTGGCCTTCAGACATTACGTTTACTCTAAATGGAATCGAGCTGGGCACGTGGGTAAGCCCGGGCGACTTTGCGGATACAAGAGGAAAATACACGCCTGACTGGTGGCCGCATAACATCAATCAATACGGACTGTTGAAGACAATCCGTATTACCAAACACGGCACATATATCGATGGCGATCCGTTATCCGATCTTTCTGTGGAAAACTTGGATACAACCTGTGACAGATGGACGTTTCGAATCGAAGTGAAGGAAGGTGCCGAACACGTTGGAGGCGCTACCCTTTTCGGAAAAAAATTCGGAAATCATGCCCAGGATATTGTATTTAAACTTTACTATTTATAA
- a CDS encoding sn-glycerol-1-phosphate dehydrogenase yields the protein MKIEPIVVERDAFQQCAEYLKSKSWTRVLLIADQYTQKAAGHDLAGQLTQAGINVKTCLIEPDIHGDVKADEISLVQALIAIDQSLDALLAVGAGTIHDITRFCSDKTGVPFISIPTAPSVDGFTSVGAPLIVREKKTTFKAASPAALFADIGVLTAAPPEMIAAGFGDMTAKFTSLADWRFSYSTAGEPYSEEAAAITEKALWQCVHHVEQIAAKEEEGIRILMNALIESGKAMLLFGQSHPASGAEHHLSHFWEMEFIRTGRPQILHGAKVAAATVLIASIYKKYQSEIEKAGADVTTPDPNFIAELLKRVGAPVSPADLHIEEGLVASSLQHAHRLRDRHTMLRFLNEQHIKFEREVLQ from the coding sequence ATGAAGATCGAGCCGATTGTTGTGGAACGGGATGCGTTTCAACAATGTGCGGAGTACCTGAAGTCGAAGAGCTGGACCCGCGTGCTGCTTATTGCCGATCAGTATACGCAAAAAGCAGCCGGTCATGATCTGGCAGGACAGCTGACCCAGGCAGGAATTAACGTAAAGACGTGTCTCATTGAGCCGGATATTCATGGTGATGTTAAAGCAGATGAAATCTCTCTTGTGCAGGCACTTATTGCGATTGATCAAAGCCTGGATGCACTCCTGGCTGTTGGGGCAGGAACCATTCATGATATTACCCGGTTTTGCAGCGACAAAACTGGAGTTCCTTTCATTTCGATTCCGACTGCTCCGTCTGTGGATGGATTTACATCGGTTGGTGCACCGCTCATCGTCCGTGAAAAGAAAACAACCTTTAAAGCCGCGTCACCGGCAGCGCTTTTTGCGGATATTGGCGTCTTAACCGCTGCGCCGCCTGAAATGATTGCAGCCGGTTTCGGCGACATGACGGCAAAGTTTACATCGCTTGCGGACTGGCGGTTCAGCTATTCAACAGCAGGCGAGCCTTATTCGGAGGAAGCGGCAGCTATAACAGAAAAAGCTTTATGGCAATGCGTTCATCATGTGGAGCAAATTGCTGCAAAAGAAGAAGAAGGCATCCGGATTCTGATGAATGCGCTCATTGAATCTGGGAAAGCGATGCTTTTGTTTGGTCAATCGCACCCAGCTTCTGGAGCAGAGCATCATTTGTCGCATTTTTGGGAGATGGAATTTATCCGAACAGGGCGCCCGCAAATTTTGCACGGCGCGAAAGTAGCAGCAGCGACGGTGCTCATTGCTTCTATCTATAAAAAATACCAATCAGAAATTGAAAAAGCAGGAGCAGATGTAACAACGCCCGATCCGAATTTTATTGCTGAGCTGTTAAAACGTGTAGGGGCTCCGGTTTCACCGGCTGACCTTCATATTGAAGAAGGCCTTGTAGCCTCCAGCCTTCAACACGCCCACAGGCTGCGGGACCGTCACACAATGCTCCGATTTTTAAATGAACAACATATCAAATTTGAAAGAGAGGTGCTCCAATGA
- a CDS encoding extracellular solute-binding protein, producing MLKKSFSLSLIIVFLVTTILAGCSGSDKNTITFWTPLTGEDGAYMDELVKAYNETDPEIKVKHVVTADMYTKMSTVLNSGKGVPDLSIIHADRVPGFVKQDVLKPMTDIISSKEGLKEENYLPQAWSSGNIDGTQYTVPLDIHSSAMYYNKDLLEKYNATSFLDDNVVTIDEMLSLQGKLDKGDYVVNDALLGWVILAQIQNFNGDIQENGKPAVDTDVMRKALESVKSLNDAGIMTPHGEDGYLMFQSGNVLFSTDGTWSSTAHADVEGLNFGVTNVYSPTPEKFTNRASSHLFAMLKNEERTEEKEKGIAEFLDFIRKNSIKWAEAGQIVASNEVNQSPEYKKFTQSFFTSNEKETQSLHIYTYEYYPYVAEAVDTYAPDIVRGETDIDKGLKTMQKFVEDKISEGDNGAAK from the coding sequence ATTTTGAAAAAAAGCTTTAGCCTTTCGTTGATCATTGTTTTTCTTGTAACAACCATTTTGGCGGGGTGCAGCGGCAGTGATAAAAACACAATCACGTTTTGGACACCGCTGACTGGAGAAGACGGTGCATACATGGATGAGCTTGTTAAAGCCTATAACGAAACAGATCCAGAAATTAAAGTGAAACATGTTGTAACAGCGGATATGTACACAAAAATGTCTACTGTCCTGAATTCTGGCAAAGGTGTACCGGATTTATCCATTATTCACGCAGACCGTGTACCAGGCTTTGTTAAACAAGATGTATTAAAGCCGATGACCGATATTATCTCCTCAAAAGAAGGATTAAAAGAAGAAAACTACCTGCCGCAGGCCTGGTCATCCGGAAACATCGATGGAACACAGTATACAGTACCACTCGATATCCACAGCAGTGCCATGTACTACAACAAAGATCTGCTTGAAAAATACAATGCGACAAGTTTTCTTGATGATAATGTCGTAACGATTGACGAAATGCTTTCTCTGCAAGGCAAGCTTGATAAAGGCGATTATGTTGTCAACGATGCACTTCTTGGCTGGGTAATCTTAGCACAGATCCAAAACTTCAATGGAGACATTCAAGAAAACGGCAAACCGGCAGTTGATACAGATGTAATGAGAAAAGCACTTGAATCTGTAAAAAGCTTGAATGATGCGGGAATCATGACGCCGCACGGGGAAGATGGATATTTAATGTTCCAATCCGGCAACGTATTATTCTCAACAGATGGAACATGGAGCTCTACTGCTCACGCAGATGTTGAAGGGTTGAACTTCGGCGTTACAAATGTGTACTCCCCTACTCCTGAGAAGTTTACAAACAGAGCATCTTCGCACTTGTTCGCGATGCTGAAAAATGAAGAAAGAACAGAAGAAAAAGAAAAAGGGATTGCCGAATTCCTTGATTTTATCCGTAAAAATTCAATTAAATGGGCGGAAGCCGGCCAGATTGTAGCGAGTAACGAAGTAAACCAAAGCCCAGAATACAAGAAATTTACGCAGTCTTTCTTTACATCAAATGAAAAAGAAACACAGTCGCTTCATATTTACACATATGAATATTATCCGTATGTGGCTGAAGCGGTAGACACTTATGCGCCAGACATTGTCCGCGGTGAAACGGACATCGATAAAGGGCTGAAAACGATGCAGAAATTTGTTGAGGATAAGATTTCAGAAGGCGACAACGGAGCAGCGAAGTAG
- a CDS encoding glycoside hydrolase family 43 protein → MTVYENPLLLKQADPFIYKHKDGFYYFIASSPQFDRIELRRSTTIDGLRTANAVTVWTKHEEGPLSCLIWAPELHYIEESWYIYFAAAPSEKAHPEHKTFQHRMYVIRNKGENPLEGEWEEKGQIKTNRDSFSLDATVFEHKGTYFYVWAQKDPAILGNSNLYIAEMENPWTLKAKQVMLTKPDLEWEMRKIPVNEGPAVLKRNGKIFITYSASATDENYAMGMLAADEEADLLDAASWEKVQQPVFQTSDQNEKFGPGHNSFTVAEDGITDLLVYHARDHKTGGGEALNDAGRHACIQPFHYDEKGYPVFGEPVPNAAPASTV, encoded by the coding sequence ATGACTGTTTATGAAAACCCGCTGCTGTTAAAGCAAGCAGATCCGTTTATCTATAAACATAAAGATGGTTTCTATTATTTTATTGCATCAAGTCCACAGTTTGACCGTATTGAATTGCGGCGTTCAACGACTATTGATGGTCTCCGTACAGCAAATGCTGTAACCGTCTGGACAAAGCATGAGGAAGGTCCGCTGAGCTGCCTGATTTGGGCACCGGAGCTTCACTATATAGAAGAAAGCTGGTACATTTATTTTGCAGCGGCTCCAAGTGAAAAAGCACATCCGGAGCATAAAACGTTTCAGCATCGCATGTATGTGATCCGAAATAAGGGTGAAAACCCGCTTGAAGGCGAATGGGAAGAAAAAGGGCAGATCAAAACGAACCGGGATTCATTTTCACTGGATGCGACTGTATTCGAGCATAAAGGCACATACTTCTATGTCTGGGCACAAAAAGATCCAGCCATTCTAGGAAACTCGAATTTGTATATTGCGGAGATGGAAAACCCGTGGACACTGAAAGCTAAGCAAGTGATGCTGACAAAGCCTGATCTGGAATGGGAAATGCGTAAAATTCCTGTGAACGAAGGACCGGCTGTGCTGAAGCGGAACGGAAAAATCTTTATCACCTATTCAGCGAGTGCGACCGATGAAAACTATGCGATGGGGATGCTTGCGGCAGACGAGGAAGCCGACCTGCTTGATGCGGCGTCATGGGAAAAAGTGCAGCAGCCTGTTTTTCAAACGAGTGATCAAAACGAAAAGTTTGGCCCGGGACATAACAGCTTTACGGTTGCCGAAGACGGCATAACCGACCTGCTTGTGTACCATGCCCGCGACCATAAAACGGGCGGCGGAGAAGCGTTAAATGATGCCGGCCGGCACGCCTGCATTCAGCCGTTTCATTATGACGAAAAAGGATATCCGGTGTTCGGGGAGCCAGTTCCAAACGCAGCACCGGCTTCTACTGTATAA
- a CDS encoding alpha-N-arabinofuranosidase, whose protein sequence is MNNVVLNTDVTKGTINKNIYGHFAEHLGRCIYEGIWVGEDSSIPNTNGIRNDVLQALKDIRIPLLRWPGGCFADEYHWRDGVGPREGRKHMINTHWGGVVENNHFGTHEFMMLCEMLECEPYICGNVGSGSVQEMSEWIEYMTFDGESPMANWRRENGRQEPWDLTYFGVGNENWGCGGNMRPEYYADLYRRFQTFVRNYGDNKIYRIAGGANVDDYNWTEVLMREAAPFMDGLSLHYYTIPGDFWKGKGSALDFEESEWFVTMKKALHMNELITRHSTIMDKYDPDKRIGMIIDEWGTWLDVEPGTNPGFLYQQNTIRDALVAAVHFHIFHDHANRVQMTNIAQTVNVLQAMVLTDNEKMLLTPTYHVFDMYKEHQGAQLLDVSVDSGTYEMEGDMLPQVNATASKNADGVIHLSLYNIDHQHPASVSIDIRGIAGGSLSIEGRMLTADEMNAHNTFENPERVKPEAYTDFTVENGQLTAQLPNMSIIQLTIHS, encoded by the coding sequence ATGAACAACGTTGTACTCAATACCGATGTAACAAAAGGAACGATTAATAAAAACATTTACGGACATTTTGCCGAACACCTTGGCCGCTGTATTTATGAAGGAATCTGGGTGGGAGAAGACTCTTCGATTCCAAATACAAACGGCATTCGCAACGATGTGCTGCAGGCACTGAAAGACATTCGCATTCCGCTGCTTCGCTGGCCAGGCGGCTGTTTTGCAGACGAATACCACTGGCGTGATGGAGTCGGGCCCCGGGAAGGGCGAAAGCATATGATCAACACACACTGGGGTGGTGTGGTAGAAAACAACCATTTCGGTACACACGAGTTTATGATGCTGTGTGAAATGCTTGAATGTGAGCCTTACATTTGCGGCAACGTAGGCAGCGGCAGCGTGCAGGAAATGTCAGAGTGGATTGAATATATGACATTTGACGGCGAGTCGCCAATGGCCAACTGGCGCAGGGAAAATGGCCGTCAGGAACCGTGGGACTTAACGTATTTTGGCGTAGGAAATGAAAACTGGGGCTGCGGCGGCAATATGCGGCCGGAATACTATGCCGATTTATACCGCCGTTTTCAAACGTTCGTCCGCAACTACGGCGATAATAAAATTTACCGCATTGCCGGTGGTGCCAACGTCGATGATTACAACTGGACTGAAGTGCTGATGCGTGAAGCGGCGCCGTTTATGGATGGGCTGAGCCTTCACTATTACACGATTCCAGGTGACTTTTGGAAAGGAAAAGGCTCTGCGCTTGATTTTGAAGAATCCGAGTGGTTCGTGACAATGAAAAAAGCATTACATATGAACGAGCTCATTACACGCCATTCAACGATCATGGATAAATACGATCCTGACAAGCGTATCGGCATGATTATTGATGAGTGGGGCACATGGCTTGATGTGGAGCCGGGTACAAACCCAGGTTTCTTATACCAGCAGAATACGATCCGCGATGCGCTTGTAGCGGCCGTACACTTCCATATCTTCCACGATCATGCAAACCGTGTGCAGATGACCAATATTGCTCAAACCGTAAATGTTCTGCAGGCGATGGTGCTGACGGATAACGAAAAAATGCTTCTTACACCGACTTATCACGTATTTGATATGTATAAAGAGCACCAGGGAGCACAGCTCCTTGATGTAAGTGTTGACAGCGGAACGTATGAAATGGAAGGGGATATGCTTCCTCAAGTAAATGCAACAGCATCGAAAAATGCAGATGGCGTTATTCATCTCAGCTTGTATAACATTGACCACCAGCACCCAGCTTCCGTTTCCATTGATATCCGGGGTATTGCTGGCGGCTCTTTATCTATTGAAGGACGCATGCTAACAGCGGATGAAATGAATGCGCATAACACATTCGAAAATCCGGAGCGCGTAAAGCCAGAAGCGTACACCGACTTTACAGTGGAAAACGGCCAATTAACGGCACAGCTGCCGAACATGTCTATTATCCAGCTCACAATCCACTCTTAA
- a CDS encoding carbohydrate ABC transporter permease, which yields MGRSAVRMKPGKISVSKYLAYLFLIAVCVIWAIPVLFGITTSFRSQTEVVSTGFSLLPVNWIVDNYVAVLQNTSTAPILRWLLNSMFIATMHTLLVIVVISITGYGYSRLNFKGRDTLFFTLLGISFFPGVVNLIPSYKIIDALGWVNTAWAMIIPGLAGMGNIFLVRQFMKGIPKELDESARVDGASEFRIYYSIILPLIKPVLIVCGLFSFTGSWNDFLWPVIVYTDVEKMPVTAGLLLLQDIYGNYRMIGQLMSSAILAIIPTLLLFIFAQKYFVQSINLNSGVKG from the coding sequence ATGGGAAGAAGCGCCGTTCGCATGAAGCCTGGAAAAATAAGCGTCTCCAAGTATTTAGCGTATTTGTTTTTAATCGCCGTTTGCGTGATTTGGGCCATTCCCGTTTTATTTGGGATTACTACATCGTTTCGTTCCCAGACAGAAGTGGTATCTACCGGATTCAGCCTGCTGCCGGTCAACTGGATAGTCGATAACTACGTAGCCGTTTTGCAAAACACATCCACGGCGCCGATCTTACGGTGGCTTTTAAACTCAATGTTTATTGCAACAATGCATACACTCCTGGTGATTGTTGTGATTTCTATTACCGGCTACGGCTATTCCCGCTTGAACTTTAAAGGAAGAGATACATTATTTTTCACACTTCTCGGTATTTCTTTTTTTCCAGGTGTCGTCAACCTGATTCCTTCCTATAAGATTATTGATGCACTTGGATGGGTGAATACAGCCTGGGCCATGATCATTCCGGGTCTTGCAGGCATGGGAAATATCTTTCTTGTTCGACAGTTTATGAAAGGGATTCCAAAGGAGCTTGATGAATCAGCCCGGGTAGACGGCGCCAGTGAATTTAGAATTTACTACTCGATTATCCTTCCTTTGATTAAGCCAGTATTAATTGTTTGCGGACTGTTTTCATTTACTGGATCGTGGAATGATTTTCTCTGGCCGGTTATTGTGTATACCGATGTAGAAAAAATGCCTGTTACAGCTGGTCTTCTGTTGCTTCAGGACATTTACGGAAACTACCGGATGATCGGGCAGCTGATGAGCTCGGCGATATTAGCCATCATTCCGACATTGCTTTTGTTTATATTCGCGCAAAAATACTTTGTTCAATCTATTAACTTGAATTCCGGCGTAAAAGGATAA
- a CDS encoding alpha-N-arabinofuranosidase, whose product MKATMIVEKDFKIAEIDKRVYGSFIEHLGRAVYGGIYEPDHPEADEHGFRRDVINFVNELQVPLVRYPGGNFVSGYNWEDGVGPKSKRPKKLELAWRALETNEIGTNEFMEWAKRAGTDVNMAVNLGTRGIDAARNLVEYCNHPGGSFYSDLRISHGVKDPYNIKTWCLGNEMDGPWQIGHKTAHEYGRLAAETAKAMKWVDPTIELVACGSSHRNMPTFAEWEATVLDHTYEHVEFISLHQYYGNRDNDLQNYLAQTMEMDDFIRSVISIADYIKAKKRSKKHIHLAFDEWNVWYHSNEQDKKLEPWTVAPPQLEDIYNFEDALLVGGMLITMLKHADRLKIACLAQLVNVIAPIMTEQNGSAWKQTIYYPFMHASVYGRGIALHPIVSSPKYDSKDFTDVPVLESMAVYNEEQDQLTIFALNREVREPLQLECDIRNFEGYEVAEHIVLENRGNVKQSNSAGSTPVKPHSNGDASIDGGTVTASLPALSWNVIRLQKRGERG is encoded by the coding sequence ATGAAAGCGACTATGATTGTTGAAAAAGATTTTAAAATCGCAGAAATCGATAAACGAGTATACGGTTCGTTTATTGAGCACTTAGGGCGGGCCGTCTACGGCGGTATTTACGAGCCGGATCACCCTGAAGCGGATGAGCACGGGTTTCGCCGCGACGTGATCAATTTCGTAAACGAATTGCAGGTACCGCTTGTTCGTTATCCGGGCGGCAACTTTGTATCCGGCTACAACTGGGAAGATGGGGTTGGTCCTAAAAGTAAGCGTCCGAAAAAATTGGAGCTTGCGTGGCGCGCGCTTGAAACAAATGAAATTGGCACAAATGAATTTATGGAATGGGCAAAGCGGGCCGGAACAGACGTTAACATGGCAGTGAACCTGGGAACGCGTGGTATTGATGCAGCCCGAAATCTCGTAGAATACTGTAATCATCCAGGCGGCTCTTTTTATAGTGATCTGCGCATTTCGCACGGCGTAAAAGACCCATATAACATTAAAACGTGGTGTTTAGGAAATGAAATGGATGGCCCATGGCAAATCGGGCACAAAACCGCACACGAGTATGGTCGTCTTGCCGCAGAAACGGCTAAAGCAATGAAGTGGGTAGATCCGACGATAGAGCTTGTTGCCTGCGGAAGCTCGCACCGGAACATGCCGACATTTGCCGAATGGGAAGCGACAGTGTTAGATCATACGTACGAGCACGTGGAATTTATTTCACTTCACCAGTATTACGGCAACCGCGATAACGACCTTCAAAACTACCTGGCTCAAACGATGGAAATGGATGACTTTATTCGCTCGGTTATTTCGATTGCCGATTACATTAAAGCGAAAAAACGGAGCAAAAAGCACATTCATCTTGCTTTTGATGAGTGGAATGTATGGTATCACTCGAATGAGCAGGATAAGAAGCTGGAGCCATGGACTGTCGCACCGCCTCAGCTCGAAGATATTTATAACTTTGAAGATGCACTGCTTGTAGGCGGCATGCTCATTACCATGCTCAAGCACGCCGACCGATTAAAAATCGCCTGCCTGGCACAGCTTGTGAATGTCATCGCACCAATTATGACCGAGCAAAACGGATCAGCCTGGAAACAAACCATCTATTATCCGTTTATGCATGCATCTGTATACGGACGCGGCATAGCGCTCCATCCGATTGTTTCGTCACCGAAATACGACAGTAAGGATTTTACTGACGTGCCTGTGCTTGAATCAATGGCGGTATACAACGAGGAGCAGGATCAGCTGACTATTTTTGCGCTGAACCGCGAGGTAAGGGAGCCGCTTCAGCTCGAATGTGATATTCGCAATTTTGAAGGCTATGAGGTGGCAGAGCATATTGTGCTTGAAAACCGCGGCAACGTGAAACAGTCGAATTCCGCCGGTTCTACGCCGGTTAAGCCCCACTCAAACGGTGATGCTTCAATTGACGGCGGCACTGTCACAGCATCGCTTCCAGCACTTTCCTGGAATGTGATCCGCCTGCAAAAAAGAGGAGAAAGAGGATGA
- a CDS encoding sugar ABC transporter permease, producing the protein MNKKLNATPLFFVGPHVILFAVFIFLPTIYGIYASFTQWNLMSDPVWVGLENYRTILFDQESTFHVQFTNGLKNTLIFVFLSVPLLIVIPLMIAVALEHKAVKMKSLIQSVIYIPGLISISAAALIWSLIFNKQLGITNNVFGSETVWAANQPYAWLIIIVLTVWGGVGGNMIIYRASINGVSKDLYESADIDGAGPIRKFFSITLPSIRFPLIYTFVMTTAGAFNVFGQPLMMTDGGPHQSTAVLMMYIRQLAFGHGESIAGMASAMAVLLGLVILVISALQYFIMNRNAA; encoded by the coding sequence ATGAATAAAAAACTGAACGCAACCCCTCTTTTCTTTGTAGGTCCACATGTGATTTTGTTTGCTGTTTTTATTTTCCTGCCGACGATTTACGGTATTTATGCTTCGTTCACTCAGTGGAATTTAATGAGTGATCCCGTATGGGTGGGGCTCGAGAATTACCGGACGATTCTCTTTGATCAAGAATCAACCTTTCATGTTCAATTCACAAACGGGTTGAAAAATACCTTAATTTTCGTTTTTCTGAGCGTACCGCTGCTGATTGTTATTCCATTAATGATTGCTGTGGCACTGGAACATAAAGCAGTAAAAATGAAAAGCCTGATCCAGTCCGTTATTTATATACCGGGTTTGATCTCTATTTCTGCTGCCGCTCTGATCTGGTCATTGATTTTTAATAAGCAGCTGGGCATCACCAATAATGTATTCGGTTCCGAAACGGTCTGGGCTGCAAACCAGCCGTATGCCTGGCTGATCATTATTGTTTTAACAGTATGGGGCGGTGTAGGTGGAAATATGATTATCTACCGTGCTTCGATTAACGGAGTATCAAAAGATTTATATGAATCAGCAGATATTGATGGTGCTGGACCGATTCGAAAATTTTTCAGCATTACACTGCCATCTATTCGTTTCCCGCTTATTTACACATTCGTTATGACGACTGCCGGTGCTTTTAACGTCTTCGGCCAGCCGCTTATGATGACAGATGGAGGCCCGCATCAAAGTACAGCCGTGTTAATGATGTACATCCGCCAGCTGGCATTTGGGCATGGAGAGTCGATTGCAGGGATGGCTTCAGCGATGGCTGTTTTGTTGGGGCTGGTTATTTTGGTGATTTCCGCATTGCAATATTTTATCATGAACCGGAATGCAGCTTAA